From the Roseiconus lacunae genome, one window contains:
- a CDS encoding DUF1580 domain-containing protein, which produces MPDDVQPVGTAIERVIGRSVSPATISRWSRRKNRHGVRLRTWVIGGRRYTTIDCVREFITRTSNLANANYAGQ; this is translated from the coding sequence GTGCCCGACGATGTTCAACCTGTCGGAACAGCTATTGAGCGTGTGATCGGTCGATCGGTCTCGCCCGCAACTATTTCGCGCTGGTCGCGCCGTAAGAACAGGCACGGAGTCCGGCTCAGAACTTGGGTGATTGGCGGTCGACGCTACACAACGATCGATTGTGTCCGTGAGTTCATCACTCGTACAAGCAATCTGGCTAACGCTAACTACGCAGGGCAGTAA
- a CDS encoding NACHT domain-containing protein, whose translation MIEIAELLKTLREIDANSLGSIASITGLGTSLVQWFSQSRRERERVTVEDYLEWLRRENHKQILSAIEHCHEVFTDQLKRLEVQLGLKEITNEGYLLKKREIQSKDVVNALRNVIRAGNRTTQKQFQSILFHLEECDRKLGLMLDRSSDRNEAFEDAYFAEVARKFETIEMIGIREMRGISQSLDIAYITLSLNDESAENYRADEFLASESRITIRAPAGAGKTTLLSWVAVQCAMNIGEDWRGSIPFFVPLRTDDIVKTGRPSVSGFVEYTIDTDYWGVSTPEHWIHDALTSDRAVVLFDGVDELPYSKRAEFWIWLRGFVDRYPNSKIFVTSRFFPEDDEREKESPWDPPSGFISTTLQEMNRFDVNRFIAKWHRALIRSTDDEASIREIEKSWKKLPERLLESRNAGVRDLCRSPLLCSLVCAIHWREAGYLPEKRIDLYQRCCEMLAEDRDRRRGLSPPEGNLRFISPSDKQMVLRRLALSMMRNRADDSKVGQQIEVSFDQATDWISPHIAAFDDDRSRKCNAKEVLRFLVERSGVLREPSKGYIDFQHRTFQEYLAACGAGEMFDVDFLTRKVVSDQWHETIVLAAGTFAGGVKFGNLLIESLLEEGAKSSEKTVRRSCYALAVACLETARSVDIAVRKRVNATLRKITPPRNEKEAIVLAHAGDSVLAHLHYTRFRSVKTLGLCAKTISHIGSDTALSMLCDCNGYGKEKRLSIVLEMLGCERLHPLDIECPIAIMQRIDDPYPSAISPFLESIASIEKISAWRNIEQLRIERLEMLSDLSPLSTLKKLRILLLSMLRIEDFSSLASIGSLQELAITDCGALSNIGFLRDLVGLRNLSINRCEGIYDFRDIEHCRSLGSLSLSFCENLSDISFLPALSKLRFLYLEECRKISDFSVLSRCPSLQYIWCHQENVSRIPQELRGIVKSSHGPKL comes from the coding sequence ATGATAGAAATTGCTGAGTTACTGAAAACGCTTCGCGAAATCGATGCAAATTCACTGGGGTCAATTGCATCGATTACTGGACTTGGTACTTCGCTCGTCCAATGGTTTTCTCAATCCCGGCGAGAGCGTGAGAGAGTCACTGTCGAAGATTACCTAGAGTGGCTGCGCCGGGAAAATCACAAGCAAATCTTGTCAGCCATCGAGCACTGCCATGAAGTATTTACAGACCAATTGAAGCGACTAGAAGTGCAATTGGGTTTGAAAGAGATTACAAATGAAGGCTACCTACTTAAAAAGCGGGAGATTCAGTCGAAAGATGTAGTAAATGCTTTAAGAAATGTGATCAGGGCAGGAAATCGCACTACGCAAAAGCAGTTTCAATCAATACTTTTTCATCTTGAAGAGTGCGATCGAAAGCTGGGACTGATGCTCGACAGGTCGTCCGATCGGAATGAGGCATTTGAAGATGCATACTTTGCAGAGGTCGCGAGGAAGTTCGAGACTATCGAAATGATTGGCATTCGAGAGATGCGTGGGATCAGCCAATCTCTTGACATTGCCTACATCACCCTTTCGTTGAATGACGAATCCGCGGAAAACTACCGTGCAGATGAATTTCTTGCGTCGGAATCCAGAATCACCATTCGTGCTCCAGCCGGTGCGGGAAAAACAACCTTACTGAGCTGGGTCGCTGTCCAATGTGCAATGAACATTGGAGAAGATTGGCGAGGATCGATTCCATTTTTCGTACCGCTGCGCACAGACGACATTGTAAAGACCGGTCGGCCGTCCGTGTCTGGATTTGTTGAATACACGATTGATACGGACTATTGGGGCGTTTCCACTCCAGAACATTGGATTCATGATGCCCTGACCTCTGATAGAGCCGTTGTCCTATTCGATGGAGTGGATGAGCTCCCATATTCAAAGAGAGCGGAATTTTGGATTTGGCTACGCGGTTTTGTTGATCGCTACCCGAATTCGAAAATCTTTGTAACCTCGCGTTTCTTTCCGGAAGACGACGAAAGAGAAAAGGAATCTCCGTGGGATCCGCCAAGTGGTTTCATCTCGACAACTCTCCAGGAGATGAATCGCTTTGACGTCAATAGATTCATTGCCAAATGGCATAGAGCATTAATCCGCTCAACGGATGACGAAGCATCAATACGGGAAATCGAGAAATCTTGGAAGAAACTGCCAGAACGACTTTTGGAATCGAGAAATGCAGGCGTAAGAGATCTTTGCCGAAGTCCACTTCTTTGTTCGCTTGTTTGCGCCATCCATTGGCGAGAAGCTGGCTACTTACCTGAGAAACGCATCGACCTTTACCAAAGGTGTTGCGAAATGTTGGCAGAAGATCGTGATCGCAGGCGGGGACTTTCGCCGCCCGAGGGGAACCTGCGATTCATATCGCCATCGGATAAGCAGATGGTTCTGCGGCGTCTAGCCCTTAGCATGATGAGGAACCGGGCTGACGATTCGAAGGTTGGGCAGCAGATCGAAGTTTCGTTTGATCAAGCAACAGACTGGATCTCACCACATATTGCAGCATTCGACGACGACCGATCACGAAAGTGTAATGCGAAAGAAGTTCTCCGTTTTCTTGTGGAAAGATCTGGAGTCCTTCGAGAACCATCGAAGGGATACATTGATTTTCAGCACCGAACATTCCAGGAATACTTGGCTGCGTGCGGTGCTGGCGAAATGTTCGACGTAGACTTTCTGACTCGAAAAGTTGTTAGCGACCAGTGGCATGAGACGATTGTACTTGCAGCCGGTACATTTGCAGGCGGCGTAAAATTTGGTAACCTGTTAATTGAATCTCTATTAGAGGAAGGAGCCAAATCAAGCGAAAAGACCGTAAGAAGATCCTGTTACGCTCTAGCAGTAGCTTGTCTTGAAACAGCTCGCTCGGTCGACATTGCGGTTCGCAAGAGGGTGAATGCTACGCTGCGCAAAATAACGCCTCCCAGAAATGAAAAGGAAGCAATCGTGCTCGCACATGCGGGAGATTCCGTACTTGCTCATCTACACTACACGCGATTTCGATCAGTCAAAACACTTGGGCTATGCGCGAAAACAATTTCCCACATTGGGAGCGACACTGCGTTGTCAATGCTCTGCGATTGCAACGGGTATGGCAAAGAAAAACGTTTATCTATCGTGCTAGAAATGCTTGGGTGCGAGCGACTACATCCGCTTGACATTGAGTGTCCGATTGCAATCATGCAGAGGATCGATGACCCCTATCCAAGTGCAATTTCACCATTTCTTGAATCGATTGCTAGTATCGAGAAGATTAGTGCATGGCGGAATATTGAGCAACTGAGAATTGAGCGGCTTGAGATGCTCAGCGACCTGTCGCCACTATCAACGTTGAAGAAACTCCGAATACTGTTGTTATCAATGTTGCGCATTGAGGATTTTTCCAGCCTTGCATCAATCGGTAGTCTTCAAGAATTGGCAATAACTGATTGCGGTGCGCTTTCTAATATTGGGTTCTTACGTGATTTGGTTGGATTGAGAAATCTGTCCATCAACCGTTGCGAAGGCATATATGATTTCAGAGACATTGAACACTGCCGCTCGTTGGGATCTTTGTCACTCAGCTTCTGTGAAAACCTGAGTGATATTTCATTCTTGCCAGCACTCTCTAAGCTACGATTCCTTTATCTTGAAGAATGCAGGAAGATCAGTGATTTTTCAGTTCTTTCCAGATGTCCGTCCCTACAGTATATATGGTGCCATCAGGAAAACGTTAGCCGGATACCCCAAGAACTTAGAGGCATTGTTAAGTCTAGTCATGGGCCCAAGTTGTGA
- a CDS encoding AAA family ATPase, producing MSKSSFRQELLEAGLPPEIAGDCEGLLRPMLAHTKGPFSYSVSAAQWESARPVWVAGIVEGINNLIDGTPTGSEKRSVEATEIEDIARRLKTEIIEEIERPEREADERRRRETEEDCRTRKITEFNSKTTAFRPVSDPDGGTYGLTASLDERLFDAAGWHDHRDQLVFLPFEGEQRRFPSASEPWFITDSFEQATAILELGRLACVVTGIGHRGDGLSDRGIRLFAETIKAVMGEAGLILIPHRGSKEQANAWTGTQRELRDLGSSCALEWYVNNHKDQFVNHLSKAAGKLPIGRRSKGPKDIVQMIRRPPSAVDWLIPDLLVSDQIGYVSGPEKCLKTSVAADLAFSIATGAAFLGAFKPIRKRRVLFISAESGDIALGSLFKRISDNRRISPPEGAVSVLDDPPRLDSDAGASWLGQQVRDTRAEVVFLDPLYLLVSGEDASNMMTNGARIRQLDRVIKDAGGRTLINIHHSRAPDPRSGGAHRPGRLSDLSWAGHKEIARQWILLTRRREYAFDGEHKLWMTVGGSMGQSLCRGVDVSEGSLRSGRVWQPSVLTPEAVEEQRLKTTEAKKRRSNSKRLSKTRDAILSKLREATEPLSLNQLGARTPSQRSALNSMVAEGVVEPVSVMRNGRERAGFRATPSSIDG from the coding sequence ATGAGCAAATCTTCTTTCAGACAAGAGCTTTTGGAAGCCGGACTTCCCCCAGAGATCGCTGGCGACTGCGAGGGATTACTGCGCCCAATGTTGGCCCATACAAAGGGGCCTTTCAGTTACTCCGTATCAGCTGCGCAGTGGGAATCAGCGCGACCCGTCTGGGTCGCAGGTATTGTTGAGGGGATCAACAATCTTATTGATGGCACGCCAACCGGGTCTGAAAAACGATCTGTTGAGGCGACCGAAATTGAAGATATCGCGCGTCGCCTCAAGACCGAAATCATTGAGGAGATCGAACGCCCCGAACGCGAAGCTGACGAACGGAGGCGACGCGAAACTGAGGAAGATTGTCGTACAAGAAAAATTACTGAGTTCAACAGTAAAACGACCGCTTTTCGTCCCGTGAGTGATCCCGATGGAGGGACATACGGTTTGACCGCCTCGCTTGATGAGAGGCTGTTTGACGCTGCCGGGTGGCATGACCATCGTGATCAGTTGGTTTTCCTACCGTTCGAAGGGGAGCAGAGACGGTTCCCTTCCGCTAGCGAGCCGTGGTTTATCACTGACTCGTTCGAACAGGCTACAGCAATCCTTGAGTTGGGGAGGCTTGCATGCGTTGTAACAGGGATCGGTCATCGCGGTGATGGTCTTTCAGATCGCGGCATTCGGCTTTTCGCGGAAACGATTAAGGCGGTCATGGGTGAGGCCGGGCTGATTTTGATTCCTCATCGTGGATCGAAAGAGCAAGCCAACGCTTGGACCGGGACGCAGAGAGAATTGCGAGACTTGGGGTCGTCATGTGCTCTCGAATGGTACGTCAACAACCACAAGGACCAGTTCGTCAATCACCTTTCTAAGGCGGCTGGTAAGCTTCCTATTGGCCGTCGATCCAAAGGGCCGAAAGATATTGTCCAAATGATTAGACGACCGCCTAGCGCGGTCGACTGGCTTATCCCCGATCTGCTCGTGTCAGATCAGATCGGTTATGTTTCTGGGCCTGAGAAGTGCTTGAAGACGAGCGTTGCCGCTGATCTGGCATTCTCGATTGCGACCGGCGCGGCGTTCTTGGGCGCTTTCAAGCCGATTCGAAAGCGACGTGTTCTCTTTATCTCGGCTGAATCAGGTGACATTGCGTTGGGAAGCCTGTTCAAACGAATCAGTGACAACAGACGAATCTCCCCGCCAGAGGGTGCGGTTTCAGTTCTTGACGACCCGCCACGGCTTGATAGCGACGCGGGAGCATCCTGGTTAGGCCAGCAGGTCCGTGACACTCGCGCGGAGGTTGTGTTTCTCGATCCCCTTTATCTTCTTGTCTCGGGCGAAGATGCTAGCAACATGATGACGAACGGTGCCCGAATCCGCCAACTAGATAGGGTTATTAAGGATGCAGGCGGGCGAACGTTAATCAACATCCACCATTCAAGGGCACCTGATCCGCGAAGTGGCGGGGCTCACCGTCCCGGTCGCCTCAGCGATCTTTCTTGGGCCGGACACAAAGAGATTGCTCGTCAGTGGATTTTGCTGACGCGTCGCAGGGAGTACGCCTTTGACGGTGAGCACAAACTTTGGATGACGGTCGGCGGTTCGATGGGGCAATCGCTCTGTCGGGGGGTTGATGTCAGCGAAGGCTCGCTTCGAAGCGGACGTGTTTGGCAGCCGTCCGTCCTGACGCCAGAAGCGGTCGAAGAACAGCGTTTGAAAACGACTGAGGCAAAGAAGCGGCGATCTAATTCAAAGCGATTGTCGAAGACCAGAGACGCCATTCTGTCGAAGCTCCGCGAAGCGACTGAACCTCTGTCGCTGAACCAGCTTGGCGCCAGAACCCCATCCCAACGGTCGGCTTTGAACTCGATGGTTGCCGAGGGTGTGGTTGAGCCTGTCTCGGTCATGCGGAACGGACGTGAGCGAGCCGGCTTTAGAGCTACGCCCAGCAGCATTGACGGCTGA
- a CDS encoding FAD dependent oxidoreductase family protein has translation MRRPKPFFRKQTRSWYVQLGKRQISLGPDEENAWKKYHELILDREEPTAAVAQVIALLDERLDWLNRQRKASTYEKAKYYLNSFARSIPPKLLVDKLSSRHVAKWIEQHPDWNPNTLNDAISTVQATFNWGVKHERILRNPITYVPDKPARRRREVVFSED, from the coding sequence ATGCGAAGACCAAAACCGTTCTTCCGCAAGCAGACCCGTTCTTGGTACGTCCAGCTCGGCAAGAGACAGATCAGTCTCGGTCCTGACGAAGAAAACGCCTGGAAGAAGTACCACGAGTTGATCCTCGACCGCGAGGAACCGACCGCCGCGGTTGCTCAGGTAATTGCCCTGCTCGATGAGCGTCTTGATTGGCTCAATCGGCAACGCAAAGCCAGCACCTACGAGAAGGCAAAGTATTACCTGAACTCATTCGCTCGCTCGATCCCGCCGAAATTGCTGGTCGACAAACTGAGTTCCAGACACGTTGCCAAATGGATCGAACAGCACCCCGACTGGAATCCGAACACGCTCAATGACGCCATCTCGACCGTCCAGGCGACGTTCAATTGGGGCGTAAAGCACGAGCGGATTCTCCGCAATCCGATCACCTACGTTCCCGACAAACCGGCGAGGCGGAGACGGGAAGTCGTTTTCTCTGAAGATTAA
- a CDS encoding RNA polymerase sigma factor encodes MYNPFTEDAAIGDPEDAQLVCQANDGDRSALEKLILRHQAWIYNIAVRMVFEPYDAEEVTQEVLIKVVTRLSTFRGDSQFRTWLYRIAVNHVLSMKRRGGEKAILTFSTYAEAINGTPDLDLPDSKSVPVEVPLLVEETKVACTTGMLLCLDRQQRLIFTLGEIFGVSDALGSEVLEMTTANFRQRLSRARRDLHQFMNQQCGLVNANNPCRCPRKTKGFIDAGHVDPNNLLFATSHLQRIGDVAQGTAREIDDIAERSFFAIYRDHPFLEPAEQSRWLRRILDLPEVRATLELG; translated from the coding sequence ATGTACAACCCTTTTACTGAAGACGCGGCGATTGGTGATCCTGAGGATGCCCAGTTGGTTTGCCAGGCCAATGACGGTGATCGTTCGGCCCTTGAAAAGCTGATTCTGCGGCATCAGGCATGGATCTACAACATCGCTGTCCGCATGGTATTTGAGCCTTATGACGCGGAGGAGGTCACGCAGGAAGTGCTGATCAAGGTCGTCACCCGACTCAGCACGTTTCGTGGTGACAGCCAGTTTCGCACGTGGCTCTACCGCATTGCGGTGAACCACGTTCTCAGCATGAAACGCCGCGGCGGCGAGAAGGCGATTCTAACGTTCTCCACCTACGCCGAGGCTATCAACGGCACTCCGGACCTCGATCTGCCCGATTCCAAAAGCGTGCCGGTAGAAGTGCCGCTGTTGGTCGAAGAAACCAAAGTCGCCTGCACGACAGGAATGCTGCTTTGCCTCGACCGACAACAGCGATTGATATTCACGTTGGGCGAAATCTTCGGCGTGAGCGACGCCCTCGGCAGTGAAGTGTTGGAAATGACGACTGCCAACTTCCGTCAGCGTCTTTCCCGCGCCCGCCGCGACCTGCATCAGTTTATGAATCAGCAATGCGGACTGGTAAACGCAAACAACCCCTGTCGTTGTCCCAGGAAGACCAAGGGATTCATCGACGCAGGACACGTCGATCCCAACAACCTGCTTTTCGCGACGAGCCACCTTCAGCGTATTGGCGACGTCGCGCAGGGGACGGCTCGCGAGATCGACGATATCGCCGAGCGATCCTTTTTCGCGATTTACCGCGATCACCCGTTTCTTGAACCTGCGGAGCAATCCCGTTGGCTGAGGCGAATTCTTGATCTGCCGGAAGTTCGCGCGACGCTCGAATTGGGTTGA
- a CDS encoding helix-turn-helix domain-containing protein: MEYNTPQPASDFVHPPLACLMVVLTGKIFPERTDHRCDNERYTGDGLPQAVNLLPPGVESQWRWRYTGDFTDSTHYQLSPALVSKVAEEAFDLDPARIQFPVRYYDQSSPEVIKTLAALRHELVTGGPGGRLCAESLANVLVVQLIRQMSNWQGSGGGIRGAGGRLPRHTLLAVEEYIHAHLDQNISLADLAGVAHLSEFHFARLFKQTTGLPPYQFVIHQRVERAKRLIAAGQLSLVQIAIEVGFSDQSQLNRHFKRVVGVTPKRFN, translated from the coding sequence GTGGAATACAACACACCACAGCCCGCCAGCGACTTCGTCCATCCGCCCCTCGCGTGTTTGATGGTCGTCCTCACGGGCAAGATCTTTCCGGAGCGGACTGATCACCGTTGCGATAATGAGCGGTACACCGGGGACGGCTTGCCGCAAGCCGTGAATCTTCTGCCGCCAGGCGTTGAGAGCCAGTGGCGGTGGCGGTACACAGGCGACTTCACCGACTCGACCCACTATCAATTGTCTCCGGCGTTGGTCTCCAAAGTGGCGGAAGAGGCGTTTGATCTCGACCCGGCCCGCATTCAGTTTCCAGTACGCTACTACGATCAATCGAGCCCCGAGGTGATCAAGACCCTCGCGGCCCTTCGCCACGAGCTGGTTACCGGCGGTCCGGGCGGGCGGCTGTGTGCCGAGTCACTGGCGAATGTGCTGGTCGTCCAATTGATTCGACAGATGTCCAATTGGCAGGGTTCGGGCGGGGGCATCCGCGGGGCAGGCGGCCGACTGCCCCGACATACCTTGCTGGCGGTCGAAGAGTACATCCACGCACATCTCGACCAAAACATCTCACTGGCCGACCTTGCCGGTGTCGCCCACCTGAGCGAATTCCACTTCGCCCGGCTGTTCAAACAGACGACTGGTCTGCCGCCGTATCAGTTCGTCATCCATCAGCGCGTCGAGCGCGCCAAGCGACTCATTGCGGCGGGGCAGCTCTCGCTTGTTCAGATCGCCATCGAGGTCGGTTTCAGCGATCAAAGCCAACTCAACCGGCACTTCAAACGGGTCGTCGGCGTTACTCCCAAGCGATTCAACTGA
- a CDS encoding zinc-dependent alcohol dehydrogenase family protein, translated as MKAIRLHSFGGPEAFELCDVPKPVPHAGQVLVRVHATSINPLDYQVRRGDYSDLVQLPAITGHDVSGVVEEVGAGVTSFSAGDEVWYTPQIFDGPGSYAEYHVAAESIIGKKPASLSHLEAASLTLVGGTVWEALIVRAALRVGECILVHGGAGGVGHVAIQLARAIGAKVFTTVREANAEFARSMGADVIIDYQKENYVDSIMRETGGRGVDVVFDTIGGDTLSCSPDILSQLGRVISIVDTTLPQNMIQAWGKNASYHFVFTRQNRGKLDELSALVERGRLNPHVGAVYSLADIPLAHTRLESSDNGVQGKIAIAVDDRLCETLE; from the coding sequence ATGAAAGCGATCAGACTTCATTCATTTGGGGGCCCAGAAGCGTTCGAGCTTTGTGACGTCCCCAAGCCCGTGCCACACGCGGGGCAAGTCTTAGTCCGGGTCCATGCAACGTCCATCAATCCGTTGGATTACCAGGTCCGACGTGGAGACTATTCCGACTTGGTGCAACTGCCGGCCATTACCGGACACGACGTATCGGGCGTGGTCGAAGAAGTCGGAGCGGGTGTGACGAGCTTCTCTGCAGGAGACGAAGTCTGGTACACCCCGCAAATATTCGACGGGCCCGGAAGTTATGCTGAGTACCACGTTGCAGCCGAAAGCATCATCGGAAAGAAGCCTGCCTCATTGAGCCATCTTGAGGCGGCCAGCCTGACCTTGGTTGGCGGGACGGTGTGGGAAGCACTGATCGTTCGTGCGGCGCTAAGAGTCGGCGAATGCATTTTGGTGCACGGCGGCGCAGGGGGAGTCGGTCATGTGGCAATCCAGCTCGCAAGAGCCATCGGAGCGAAGGTGTTCACGACCGTGCGTGAAGCAAATGCTGAGTTCGCACGAAGCATGGGGGCCGACGTGATCATCGACTACCAAAAGGAAAACTATGTCGATTCCATCATGCGCGAAACGGGTGGCCGAGGAGTCGATGTTGTGTTCGATACTATCGGCGGCGACACTTTGTCGTGCAGCCCAGACATACTTTCGCAACTTGGCCGCGTCATCTCGATCGTGGACACAACTTTGCCGCAAAACATGATTCAGGCCTGGGGCAAAAACGCGAGTTATCACTTCGTTTTCACAAGACAAAACCGCGGCAAGCTTGATGAGTTGAGTGCATTGGTCGAACGAGGTCGGCTGAATCCACACGTCGGCGCTGTCTATTCGCTCGCCGACATTCCACTCGCCCATACGCGTCTTGAGAGTTCCGACAACGGCGTGCAAGGGAAGATTGCGATTGCGGTCGACGATCGGCTTTGTGAAACCCTGGAGTAA
- a CDS encoding VOC family protein, whose translation MIFVNLPVANLSASVTFYEALGFKNNPQFSDDTAACMVWSETIHAMLLTHEKWRTFTTRPIPATDSSEVMLALSCDSQEDVDKMNTAAASYGGTADINPKQELGFMYGRAIADLDGHIWELFWMDASQAQQS comes from the coding sequence ATGATCTTCGTTAATTTGCCGGTGGCTAATCTCTCAGCTTCCGTGACATTTTATGAGGCCCTTGGTTTTAAGAACAATCCGCAATTCAGCGACGATACCGCAGCTTGCATGGTGTGGAGCGAAACGATCCACGCCATGTTGTTAACGCATGAAAAGTGGCGAACGTTTACCACGAGGCCCATTCCAGCGACCGATTCAAGCGAAGTCATGTTGGCCCTGTCCTGCGACTCTCAGGAAGACGTCGATAAAATGAACACGGCCGCGGCATCGTACGGTGGCACCGCCGATATCAATCCGAAGCAGGAGTTAGGCTTCATGTATGGCCGCGCCATTGCAGACCTCGATGGGCATATCTGGGAGTTGTTTTGGATGGACGCCAGCCAGGCCCAGCAGTCGTGA
- a CDS encoding SDR family NAD(P)-dependent oxidoreductase yields MLKLQNRVALVTGGSKGIGAAIAEELAAAGAVVAVSYHRDKNGASAVTEKIEESGSQAISIQGDVSDSNDIDRMLAEVTDAYGPLDIVVNNAGIYQRMNLEDVTELEFHREFNTNVLGPLLMIQASLPCFGKNGGSIINIGSGASQMCPAGYSIYAASKSALDAITRVLAKELAPCGIRVNSVNPGATLSEGTKSAGLYGTGSDFEQQLVAMTPLGRIGTPPDIAKVVTFLASDDAGWLTGEVILASGGLR; encoded by the coding sequence ATGTTGAAACTGCAGAACCGGGTCGCTTTGGTGACCGGTGGGTCGAAGGGGATTGGGGCCGCCATCGCCGAGGAACTGGCAGCCGCAGGGGCGGTTGTCGCCGTTAGCTATCACCGGGACAAAAACGGTGCGAGTGCTGTGACTGAGAAGATCGAGGAATCCGGCAGTCAGGCCATTTCGATCCAGGGTGACGTGTCGGATTCTAACGACATCGATCGAATGCTGGCAGAAGTCACTGACGCCTACGGGCCGCTCGATATCGTGGTGAACAACGCTGGCATCTATCAGCGAATGAACCTTGAAGACGTCACCGAACTCGAATTTCATCGCGAGTTCAACACCAACGTGCTTGGCCCGTTACTGATGATTCAGGCATCGTTGCCTTGCTTCGGTAAAAACGGCGGCAGCATCATCAACATTGGTTCGGGGGCATCGCAAATGTGCCCTGCCGGTTATTCGATCTACGCCGCGAGCAAAAGTGCGCTCGATGCAATCACCCGAGTGCTCGCGAAAGAATTGGCTCCTTGCGGCATCCGAGTCAACTCGGTCAATCCCGGTGCGACGCTAAGCGAAGGGACGAAGTCGGCCGGGTTGTACGGCACGGGCAGTGACTTCGAACAGCAACTGGTGGCCATGACGCCGCTGGGCCGCATCGGAACTCCACCGGACATTGCGAAAGTCGTCACTTTCCTCGCGTCCGACGATGCGGGCTGGCTGACAGGCGAAGTGATCCTGGCATCCGGCGGTCTGCGATAA
- a CDS encoding DUF1330 domain-containing protein, with protein MAAYIVFIREKTLDKSELETYWQKAPEAMEGHPVKPLAAYGSHVTLEGPEVEGVVIAGFPTMEEARAWYDSPAYQEAAQHRFRGAVYRGLIVEGI; from the coding sequence ATGGCCGCTTATATCGTATTCATTCGTGAAAAGACGCTCGACAAGTCGGAGTTGGAGACGTATTGGCAGAAAGCACCTGAAGCCATGGAGGGGCATCCGGTCAAGCCTTTGGCCGCGTATGGTTCTCATGTAACGTTGGAGGGACCAGAAGTCGAAGGCGTCGTCATCGCAGGGTTTCCGACGATGGAGGAGGCCCGCGCTTGGTACGACAGCCCAGCCTACCAAGAAGCCGCTCAGCATCGTTTCCGTGGCGCGGTCTACCGCGGCCTCATCGTGGAGGGGATTTGA
- a CDS encoding isochorismatase family protein — MIQVNRWMIDPDDAVMLLIDHQSGLFQLVKDIELPVLRSNVIALAKVARLAKVPTFTTASVPDGPNGPLIPEIHEQNPEAVYIPRTGQVNAWDNPPWVEAIENTGRKTLLIAGTLTSVCMAFPAISAVAAGYKVFCIIDASGNHSQMATDLTLARIAQAGAIPIDTFAVLGELMSTWNRPDAMDFAAVMVDLVPHYRALMESYDKAQSVQRDGHETELDKFEAGAGNEVIHAR, encoded by the coding sequence ATGATCCAAGTTAATCGGTGGATGATTGACCCGGACGATGCGGTGATGCTGCTAATCGACCACCAGAGCGGGCTGTTTCAACTGGTCAAGGACATCGAACTTCCCGTCCTGCGGTCCAACGTCATTGCCTTAGCGAAGGTGGCCCGTCTCGCCAAGGTTCCGACTTTCACGACGGCCTCAGTTCCGGACGGACCGAATGGCCCGCTGATTCCCGAAATCCACGAGCAGAACCCGGAGGCGGTGTATATCCCGCGGACGGGTCAGGTCAACGCATGGGACAACCCACCGTGGGTTGAAGCCATCGAGAACACAGGTCGGAAGACGCTGCTCATTGCCGGCACGCTGACGAGTGTGTGCATGGCCTTCCCCGCCATCAGCGCCGTCGCTGCGGGGTACAAAGTCTTTTGTATCATCGACGCCTCGGGCAACCACTCCCAGATGGCCACCGACTTGACGCTCGCCCGCATTGCTCAGGCTGGAGCGATACCGATCGACACATTCGCCGTACTGGGCGAATTGATGAGCACTTGGAACCGCCCCGACGCGATGGACTTCGCGGCAGTCATGGTCGACCTCGTGCCGCACTACCGGGCGCTGATGGAGAGCTACGACAAGGCACAAAGTGTGCAACGCGACGGGCACGAAACCGAACTGGACAAGTTCGAGGCCGGCGCGGGCAATGAAGTGATCCACGCTCGCTGA